TTCCTAAGCTGCTTATGGCTTCTTCAGATGCTGAGTTCGATAAAATATGGACTGAGTATTTAGCGAAACAAAAGGATATAGGTGTAGATAAATTCCAAGCCTATCAACAGAAAAAGTATGAAGAGAACAAAGTGAAGCTCGCCCAATAAAATATAACCCAGAAGCCCGCTGATTGCGGGTTTTTGGGTTATTTTCAAACAAGAATAAGGTATAGTTGTTAAGTAAGTTAAGTATGTTAAGTATGTTAAGTATTCACGATATTAGCGAGGTGAACGTTGAAGAAGTGAAGAGGGAGAATTTGCGTGAGCGCAGCAGAGAAATATGGAATTCCTTCTTGTATTGGTGGGGGCGAAGGTCGCTGCAGAGTCGTTTGATTGCTGCCTATGTTTTTATTATTATAGGTCCGTGCTTGTTGGTGTCCGTCTATTTTTATGAGTCTATCAACAATACCTATTTCCGAGATGCTGTTGAGAAAAATGAATATTTGCTGCAAATGGAAAAATTGCATATCCACAATCAAATTGAAGCGATGGAGCGGGCAGCACAGATGGCGTATTCTGACTCGGATGTTAAAGACTTTCTTGCGAATGAGACTGAGCCGATGCTTGAAGATTTGGTTGATTTTAATACAAATGCTTATGTGAATATGACACGTATTCAATTTAATAATCCGAATATTGAGCATTTACGGCTGTATTCGAAAAGTAAAACGATGCATGAAATTTGGCCGATTTTATTTCGTGAAGAGCGAGTCTCTTCCGAGCCCTGGTACCAGAAAGCACAGCAGTTGGAGGGACAGGAGTACTGGTCTTTTCAAAGGAGTGATCCGGATCTGATGCAGAGATACTTGGGTGCACCGACTGAGAGTTTGCCGAAGGTTTCTTTACTACGTGAGATGAGTCGTCCTGCTGGCAACCATATTGGGATGGTTCAAGTAGATATGATGTTGAACCGCTTTACGCCAAAGACATATACCGATGTACGGGATAACCAGACACAAATGTTCCTTGTAGATGGTGAGCTCCAGCTATTTACTCGTCCGGATCAGTCTTTTCTTCAGGATAACGAGGAGATGGCCAGTGTTATTACTGAACGATACAAGAACTTCAGGGCTACTGGTGAATGGGATAGCAGTTATTCAGCCAACGGTAAATCTTATTTACTTATTAACACACCGCTGGAACGCATTGATGCTTATCTGTTAAATGTGGTCTCAACGGAGGGTGTTTTGAAGGATATCTCCCGTACACGCAACTTTATTATTGGAGCTAACATCGGATTTATTATTTTACTCACGTTGATTGCTTATGTGATGAATGCCTTTATTCTAAAAAATCTGCGCAGATTGACCGAAACGATGAAAAGCGTGCGCAGAGGTGAAGCCTATAGTGGAATTACGATTCGGGGTGGGGGAGAAGTCGGTGAGCTTGCCCATCATTTCTCTAAGCTAATGAATACAATTAATACGTTGGTCGCTCAGGCTGTGAGTAAGCAGGCATTGTCCAAAGAGGCTGAGCTGCGTACGCTGCATAATCAAATAGATGCACATTTTTTGTATAACACACTTGAAAATATTAAAATGCTTGCTGAAATTGAAAATCAACGAACGATATCAGACGCACTAACTTCGCTCGGTGGAATGATGCGTTATAATTTCAAATGGTCTGGGGAGTATGTGAAGCTTCGCGATGAAGTCCGCCATATTGAGAATTACATTGAAGTAATGAATATTCGTTTTGAGTACCCGGTTAAGCTTGTACTTCATATTGAACCTCGATATTTGGAGCTGGAGGTGCTGAAAATGTCACTGCAGCCTATTGTAGAGAACAGTGTTAAGCATGCTTGGAACGGTGAGAAAGAGAATTTAGAGGACCCGAACATTCATATTCATATTTCGGAAACGGAAGGTGATATTTCCATAGAGCTTCGTGATAATGGTATCGGTCTTACCCCAGAACGTCGAGTTGCTTTAAACGAGGCGATATATGCTAAGGATGAATGTTGTGACAGCTCTTGTGAACAGAAGAAGGATGTAAACCGAAGAGCAGGTGGCATAGGGCTACGGAATGTACACCAGCGTCTGCAAATCTTTTATGGCGAAGAATACGGGCTTGTAGTACAGAGCGAGGCAGGAAGTTGGACGATGGTACGTCTGACCTTGCCGAAAGTTCTTTTGACGGGAGAAAAACAACCATGAAGAAATTACTGATCGTTGATGATGAGAAAAATATCCGTGTAGGTCTGAAGATCATGATTGAAAGGGAATTTCCGTCCGCATATACGATCATAATGGCGAGCAACGGCGCAGAGGCGCTCGAGGTATTTAAGACAGACGGTGCAGATATTATTATTACGGATATTCGTATGCCGGTGATGGACGGAATTATGCTTTTGGAGCAGTTATCTGTAGAAGTTGGCGAGAAAAGACCAGCAGTGGTAATCCTAAGTGGGTATGATGATTTCGAATATGCTAAATGTGCTATACGTTATCGTGTGAAGGATTATCTACTTAAGCCGATTCGCCGAGATGAGCTGTTCGAAATCTTGAAGCATATCCATAAGGAACTGGAAGAACAGGAGTTCAGTGTCAAGAAAATAGAGCGGGAAACAGAACAGTTTCGTAAAGAGCTACGCTCCAGCCGTTTGCGGGGACTGCTGCAGCAGCAGGAGGTTCAATTGGAGTCCGAGCAGCAAGCGGAGCTAGAGGGGTTGGAGGTTCCTTTTATTGTAGGTGTGCTGAATTACTACTATAATGATGGTACACGGATGAAATCTGCAGAAGTTCAGGGGCTCATCGAACGTTTGATGGGGCCGATTGAGAAGTGTTTTTTGGAAATTATAACGGACTGGGATGGCAGATTAGTCTTGATCGGGACTAGTGCTCAGAGCTTTATGGAGCTGTCCCGTCAAGCTGATGCTAGAGAAATAACCGGTTTATCAATCGGGATCAGCAGTGAGGGAAAAAGTCTCGAAGTACTTCGTTCTTGTTATAAGGAAGCGTGCCGGGCGCTGCAGTATACTTTTTTATATCCGCAAGAAAATCTTTTGGATTATGAGGATGTCAGTCAAGAACGACGTAATTTTCCTTTGCCGAAGGAGGAGCTTCGGAAGCTGCTTAATATGCTTGGAACCGAGCGTGAGAAGGAAATAAAGTACCTGCTGTCCGTTATTTTTCAGACTGAGCATTTGAAGGAACTGGACTTGTCTTATCTTGAGAACGTAGGTCAGAGTATCAATGAGCAGGTGCTGGATGAAGTATTTCGGGTATATGGCGAAGCCTCTGTGGAGGTGCTAAAGCTATATCGTACGGTTGGTAATATGTATAATTATCGTCATTTCCATGATTATTATCGTGCGCTTGAGAATTTGCTCCTGAGTGTGAATGATTACATCTTAGGGGTACGGTCTGCTCATACGGAGCATGCTGATATGGAGGAAGCGCTGAATTATATTGAAACGAACTATGCTCGTCCACTAAATATGGCTATGGTTAGTAACCATGTGTCTTTGAATTATTCTTATTTTAGCGAAGCCTTCAAGGCATATACCGGTGAGAATTTTGTCATTTATTTAAAAAAGGTTCGTATCCGTCATGCAAAAGCACTGCTAGCGAAGGGGTGTAGCAAGCTTGCCGAAGTCTCGGAAAAAGTAGGCTTTGAGAACAGTAAGCAATTTGCCCGTGTATTCAAAGAGTTGGAAGGGATCTCTCCAGGGGATTATAGAGCCAAAATACTGTCTGAAGATTTGTCGTAAATGACAGGACAAGTAGCTATAGTATATATCATTGCTGCGCTTGTAACCGTAGTGAACATTATGGGTGTCGTTAGAAGTGATCCTCCTATATAATGGCTGTGAGAAGCTTTGCTAGAATTAGCAACATGAGAGTTTGGAGGAATGAAGGGTGGAAGAAATTCAAGGGGATTTGATTACAGTTCAGACGCTGGCAGAGGATTTTCGGAGACTGGGTGTTCAGGCGGGGATGACGATTCTACTGCATTCGTCCTTCAAATCGCTAGGCCAATGGGTGGCAGGTGGGCCGGTTGCTGTTATTTTGGCGCTGGAGGAGGTTCTCGGAGAATCAGGCACACTTGTGATGCCGACTCATTCCAGCGATCTGACAGACCCTGCTGGCTGGAGTAACCCGCCGGTACCCGAGTCATGGTGGCAGACTATCCGGGAGCAGATGCCTGCTTATGATCCAGACCTGACTCCGCTGAGAGGGATGGGGATTATTCCAGACTCTTTTCGTAGACAAAAAGGGGTGAAGCGCAGCGATCATCCGATTCATTCATTTGCGGCTTGGGGCAAGCATAGAGATGAGATTGTTTATGGTCACACCCTCGAATACGGTTTGGGGGAAGATTCTCCACTAGCTCGTATTTATGATCTGGGTGGAAGTGTGCTGCTGCTAGGTGTAGGAAATCTAAACAATACTTCATTACATCTTGCTGAATGCCGAGCCTTGTATGAAGGAAAGAAGGAAGTCATTGGCGGGGCACCCATGATGGTGGATGGTCATAGGCAGTGGGTGGAATTCAAGGAGCTAGATTGGAACTCTGACGATTTCGTTGAACTGGCTGAGCAATTCGGACAAGAGACAGGGCTCATTACATATGGTCATATCGCCTCAGCTACAGCTCAACTGATTCCGCAACGTGAAATCGTTGACTTTGCAGTGAACTGGATGGAGCGAAACAGGAAGTAGACTATCTCTGGTTTTGGGAGTAGGAGGAGAAGCGGCGGATGAGTACTACAACGATATATTTAACGCGTCATGGGCAGACGGAATGGAATGTGCAGAATCGTATGCAAGGTCA
This Paenibacillus sp. FSL R5-0345 DNA region includes the following protein-coding sequences:
- a CDS encoding cache domain-containing sensor histidine kinase, translating into MLSMLSIHDISEVNVEEVKRENLRERSREIWNSFLYWWGRRSLQSRLIAAYVFIIIGPCLLVSVYFYESINNTYFRDAVEKNEYLLQMEKLHIHNQIEAMERAAQMAYSDSDVKDFLANETEPMLEDLVDFNTNAYVNMTRIQFNNPNIEHLRLYSKSKTMHEIWPILFREERVSSEPWYQKAQQLEGQEYWSFQRSDPDLMQRYLGAPTESLPKVSLLREMSRPAGNHIGMVQVDMMLNRFTPKTYTDVRDNQTQMFLVDGELQLFTRPDQSFLQDNEEMASVITERYKNFRATGEWDSSYSANGKSYLLINTPLERIDAYLLNVVSTEGVLKDISRTRNFIIGANIGFIILLTLIAYVMNAFILKNLRRLTETMKSVRRGEAYSGITIRGGGEVGELAHHFSKLMNTINTLVAQAVSKQALSKEAELRTLHNQIDAHFLYNTLENIKMLAEIENQRTISDALTSLGGMMRYNFKWSGEYVKLRDEVRHIENYIEVMNIRFEYPVKLVLHIEPRYLELEVLKMSLQPIVENSVKHAWNGEKENLEDPNIHIHISETEGDISIELRDNGIGLTPERRVALNEAIYAKDECCDSSCEQKKDVNRRAGGIGLRNVHQRLQIFYGEEYGLVVQSEAGSWTMVRLTLPKVLLTGEKQP
- a CDS encoding aminoglycoside N(3)-acetyltransferase, whose translation is MEEIQGDLITVQTLAEDFRRLGVQAGMTILLHSSFKSLGQWVAGGPVAVILALEEVLGESGTLVMPTHSSDLTDPAGWSNPPVPESWWQTIREQMPAYDPDLTPLRGMGIIPDSFRRQKGVKRSDHPIHSFAAWGKHRDEIVYGHTLEYGLGEDSPLARIYDLGGSVLLLGVGNLNNTSLHLAECRALYEGKKEVIGGAPMMVDGHRQWVEFKELDWNSDDFVELAEQFGQETGLITYGHIASATAQLIPQREIVDFAVNWMERNRK
- a CDS encoding response regulator produces the protein MKKLLIVDDEKNIRVGLKIMIEREFPSAYTIIMASNGAEALEVFKTDGADIIITDIRMPVMDGIMLLEQLSVEVGEKRPAVVILSGYDDFEYAKCAIRYRVKDYLLKPIRRDELFEILKHIHKELEEQEFSVKKIERETEQFRKELRSSRLRGLLQQQEVQLESEQQAELEGLEVPFIVGVLNYYYNDGTRMKSAEVQGLIERLMGPIEKCFLEIITDWDGRLVLIGTSAQSFMELSRQADAREITGLSIGISSEGKSLEVLRSCYKEACRALQYTFLYPQENLLDYEDVSQERRNFPLPKEELRKLLNMLGTEREKEIKYLLSVIFQTEHLKELDLSYLENVGQSINEQVLDEVFRVYGEASVEVLKLYRTVGNMYNYRHFHDYYRALENLLLSVNDYILGVRSAHTEHADMEEALNYIETNYARPLNMAMVSNHVSLNYSYFSEAFKAYTGENFVIYLKKVRIRHAKALLAKGCSKLAEVSEKVGFENSKQFARVFKELEGISPGDYRAKILSEDLS